A DNA window from Fibrobacter succinogenes contains the following coding sequences:
- a CDS encoding M23 family metallopeptidase: MSRIFFLLCVAIIAFTGCNEQKKIDALTQEKAKLEATADSLKSLIAKAQESSSKWLVKNDTVRAGDGLFQVLYRMNINENERGKIVIALQDSVELSALRVGQVFYAALDSSGNVQRFRFAPNPATVHMLSKTSSGFSYSRIDKPVTIRQSVFEGALETGSTLNGILYKVGIPGRMVGTVSGILQCKVSFQLARPGDKFRILLEEKFYQDSIWISGKVLYAEFNGHTVGHHEAFRYEDPDPKSSFNAHYTEKGEALVFEGLRYPLDRLHITSQYGARIHPITGRRTVHHGIDYGSPTGSPVYAVAAGVVTVSGYDDLSGNKIAVRHRDNSESWYMHLSVRGVKVGAKVAPRQVIGRVGSTGRSTGPHLHLGFKDARGNWMNPAKKTMIATPKLEGNRLARLKKQVANIRKEIELTLAAPAVKANDSTDVMVRMRVLK; the protein is encoded by the coding sequence ATGTCTAGAATTTTCTTTTTATTGTGTGTTGCAATTATTGCGTTTACCGGATGTAATGAACAGAAAAAAATCGATGCGTTGACTCAAGAAAAAGCAAAGCTTGAAGCTACGGCCGATTCTTTAAAGTCCTTGATTGCAAAGGCCCAAGAGTCTTCTTCGAAATGGCTTGTGAAAAACGATACGGTCCGTGCTGGTGATGGGCTTTTCCAGGTGCTTTACCGCATGAATATTAACGAAAACGAACGTGGTAAAATCGTGATTGCTTTGCAGGACTCTGTTGAACTTTCTGCACTTCGCGTAGGTCAGGTGTTCTATGCCGCGCTTGATTCTTCAGGAAATGTCCAGCGTTTCCGTTTTGCGCCGAACCCGGCTACGGTCCACATGTTGAGCAAGACCAGTTCAGGATTTTCTTATAGCCGTATCGACAAGCCGGTCACTATCCGCCAGTCTGTTTTCGAAGGGGCTCTTGAAACGGGTAGCACCTTGAATGGCATTCTCTACAAGGTCGGTATTCCCGGTCGCATGGTGGGCACCGTGAGCGGAATTTTGCAGTGCAAGGTTTCGTTCCAACTGGCTCGTCCGGGCGACAAATTCCGCATTTTGCTCGAAGAAAAGTTCTATCAAGATTCTATCTGGATTAGCGGCAAGGTTCTTTATGCTGAATTTAATGGTCACACGGTTGGCCATCATGAAGCTTTCCGTTACGAAGACCCGGATCCGAAGAGCTCCTTTAACGCTCACTATACCGAAAAAGGCGAAGCGCTTGTGTTTGAAGGACTTCGTTACCCGCTAGATCGTTTGCACATCACAAGTCAGTATGGTGCTCGCATCCACCCGATTACGGGCCGCCGCACGGTACATCACGGTATCGACTATGGTAGCCCCACGGGTTCTCCGGTTTATGCCGTTGCTGCTGGTGTCGTGACGGTTTCTGGCTACGATGACTTGAGCGGTAACAAGATTGCTGTGCGCCATAGGGACAACTCCGAAAGCTGGTACATGCACTTGTCTGTTCGTGGCGTAAAAGTGGGCGCTAAGGTCGCTCCGCGTCAGGTTATTGGTCGTGTTGGTTCTACAGGTCGCAGCACGGGCCCGCATTTGCACTTGGGCTTCAAGGATGCTCGCGGCAACTGGATGAACCCCGCCAAGAAGACGATGATTGCAACACCGAAGCTCGAAGGCAACCGTCTTGCTCGCCTGAAAAAGCAGGTCGCCAATATCCGCAAGGAAATTGAGCTCACACTTGCAGCACCTGCCGTCAAGGCAAACGACTCTACGGACGTTATGGTCCGTATGCGCGTGTTGAAATAA
- a CDS encoding FKBP-type peptidyl-prolyl cis-trans isomerase, translated as MKTKLIVAAGALAMLMTGCEPCKTASTEKTSLVTEKDKYSYALGAHFGNQARFQLVTRDSIDLDLDLFIQAFKERYNSDSAKFLMNDSIIMETLNKLSADRQAEKARKDSIAAAKNKAEGEAFLAQNKTAEGVVTTQSGLQYKIVTEGQGATPTDEDKVKVHYTGMLLNGEKFDSSVDRGQPLEFPVTAVIPGWTEMLKLMKVGEKVIAWIPSDLAYGPHGNRAIPGNSVLKFEMELLDVIAPEKTADEPKKPDQKKPTKKPAKQ; from the coding sequence ATGAAGACTAAACTTATTGTTGCAGCTGGCGCTCTTGCCATGCTTATGACTGGTTGTGAACCGTGCAAAACCGCATCTACCGAAAAGACTTCGCTTGTGACTGAAAAGGACAAGTACAGCTATGCTCTCGGTGCTCATTTCGGTAATCAGGCTCGTTTCCAGCTCGTTACTCGTGATTCCATCGATCTCGATCTCGATCTTTTCATCCAGGCTTTCAAGGAACGCTACAATAGCGATTCCGCTAAGTTCTTGATGAACGATTCTATTATTATGGAAACGCTCAACAAGCTTTCTGCTGACCGCCAGGCCGAAAAGGCTAGAAAGGATAGCATCGCAGCCGCCAAGAACAAGGCTGAAGGTGAAGCTTTCCTCGCTCAGAACAAGACTGCTGAAGGCGTTGTGACTACGCAATCTGGTCTCCAGTACAAGATTGTTACTGAAGGTCAAGGTGCAACTCCGACCGACGAAGACAAGGTCAAGGTTCATTACACTGGTATGCTCCTCAATGGCGAAAAGTTCGATAGCTCTGTCGATCGTGGCCAGCCGCTCGAATTCCCGGTTACCGCTGTGATTCCGGGTTGGACGGAAATGCTCAAGCTCATGAAGGTCGGCGAAAAGGTTATCGCATGGATCCCGAGCGACCTCGCTTACGGTCCGCACGGCAATCGTGCTATTCCGGGTAACTCCGTCCTCAAGTTCGAAATGGAACTCTTGGACGTGATTGCTCCTGAAAAGACGGCTGATGAACCGAAGAAGCCGGATCAGAAGAAGCCGACTAAGAAACCTGCTAAGCAGTAA
- a CDS encoding S41 family peptidase produces the protein MDQHRHLFKGIQRLTSITKTIASFVFCGFFFGTTACSTDSDSGITPYSDNIQELIETSANTATPEFIYNYYLLRYHYIDQNKYLGAPENYIGKVDVQAMLDNHIPWDYFNIYYMYEQMKDPYTYYLDPSRSLTWLNQLMNATESIDNGFTLDSSYLPAGKYVIESVAKNSPAEKAGLKSGDEIIAIEGVSPTNDIAFNRLTTANEGDIINFTIKRDSISRNISYAISAYNASTVNLTFKDSIPIITIHEFQSQTSSDSGTFGEFIGFLRETEKYKSTIIDLRDNGGGDIDQCIAMSKALLAKGDTVIRMDTTKADSIHKKQIIETTYPISTVNGIGKDRYFVFLANGNTASCSETMIASITSNKKSPVVGSTTYGKGIGQHLQLTPSLALNSITSYKFYDKNGDVYHRYGIEPDFPINDRSLALEKAVELAKAKNFTRIASYGTQNTGHFAKIGSSLPDTMPSSYLLPEEYRKKF, from the coding sequence ATGGACCAACATAGACACCTATTTAAAGGTATTCAACGACTTACATCGATAACAAAAACAATCGCATCGTTTGTTTTTTGCGGATTCTTTTTTGGCACGACGGCATGTTCCACAGATAGCGACAGCGGGATTACGCCATACAGCGACAACATACAGGAACTCATTGAGACAAGTGCAAATACAGCCACGCCCGAATTTATCTATAACTATTATCTACTCCGTTACCACTACATAGACCAAAACAAATATCTCGGTGCTCCAGAGAATTATATCGGCAAAGTAGATGTTCAAGCCATGCTGGATAACCACATTCCGTGGGACTATTTCAATATTTATTACATGTACGAGCAAATGAAAGATCCGTACACGTACTATCTGGATCCATCGCGTTCCTTAACATGGCTGAATCAATTAATGAATGCTACCGAGTCGATCGATAACGGTTTTACCCTTGATTCATCTTACCTTCCGGCAGGGAAATACGTTATCGAAAGCGTTGCCAAAAATTCTCCCGCCGAAAAAGCTGGATTAAAAAGCGGTGACGAAATCATCGCCATCGAAGGCGTTTCTCCAACAAACGACATCGCATTTAACAGGCTAACGACAGCAAACGAAGGTGATATAATCAACTTCACTATTAAGAGAGACTCTATTTCCCGAAACATTTCTTACGCCATCAGCGCATACAATGCATCAACAGTAAATTTAACGTTCAAAGATTCCATTCCCATCATTACCATCCACGAATTCCAAAGCCAAACATCAAGCGATTCCGGCACATTCGGAGAATTCATCGGGTTTCTCCGCGAAACAGAAAAATACAAGTCCACCATCATCGACTTACGCGATAACGGAGGTGGCGATATCGATCAATGTATAGCCATGTCCAAAGCATTACTCGCCAAGGGTGACACCGTCATAAGAATGGACACGACCAAGGCCGATTCAATTCACAAAAAACAAATCATAGAAACGACATACCCCATAAGCACAGTGAACGGAATTGGCAAAGACCGGTATTTCGTATTTCTAGCAAACGGCAATACAGCAAGCTGTTCCGAAACCATGATTGCATCAATTACTTCGAACAAAAAATCCCCAGTCGTTGGCTCCACCACCTATGGGAAAGGCATCGGTCAACACCTTCAGCTAACCCCATCCCTTGCCCTAAATTCAATTACAAGCTACAAGTTTTACGATAAAAATGGTGACGTTTACCACAGGTACGGGATTGAACCAGACTTTCCTATTAACGACAGGTCTTTAGCTCTCGAAAAAGCTGTAGAACTTGCAAAAGCAAAGAACTTCACAAGAATCGCTAGTTACGGTACCCAAAACACAGGGCACTTTGCAAAAATCGGATCCAGCCTGCCCGATACGATGCCGAGCAGCTATCTTTTGCCAGAAGAATACAGAAAGAAATTCTAA
- a CDS encoding RecQ family ATP-dependent DNA helicase, whose translation MADFSKFLFFDLEYNPETQKVREYGYILGEEEVREKNTAKLEQAASKAKFIVGHNVLRHDAPILRQYFSIDFPNVHALDTLMLSSLLFPRKPYHKLRKEYLHNEDDPSNPLEDAKLCKKLLGDCIEKWENYPWQLQYLLFQFLKNEPGFAPFFELVETPNPIKLRLKSSEIQRWFTENYEKIICLHQNFQNEWVTHRAEWCFLLTLFHEEGPSDYVPHWVRYQYPHLENILHRRRLVPCGNPQCPYCSEQLSSTKQLKKWFGFDNFRSFNGEQIPLQQQVVESAMRGESLLAVFPTGGGKSMTFQLPALIAGTQIGALTVVISPIVALMKDQVDVLEKRRQIGDAAYINSMLSPAERKDVIEKVNNGEKNILYISPESLRSNTTFNLLKHRRVERIVVDEAHCFSGWGHDFRVDYLYLADFLKDLQKEKNLETPIPVSCFTATAKQSVVDDICNYFKERLNLDLIKFISPAKRTNLTYKVIESSESPNERRKQLVNVLRDYDGPKIIYASKVKTTESLAEELHNRGFASACYNGKMESEKKMTIQDQFQNGEVDTMVATTAFGMGVDKDNVELVAHYEISSTLENYVQEAGRAGRDPKLQASCIALFNPKDLDTNFQILQQSKLSAQEISAVWRVLKKAAGNQNRLIMSALEIADQCGWTEKETDVSVNTTKVKLAILVLEEQGFLKRKRNRTQMYGSSITVESAEQAREAIGSEKIEVPNSSENIAYRIIHHIISKRWTRSPECALDELTVNLGLTREQANDGLRLLRSLHLLNEDDDWSARLQRKGNDTPRSLLKAAYELQEELLKACEGKGINDRFVLDMTKLNSLLNQRGDAVGASTSRRNLFIFRGILRYWAHESVAEIHLVEAGHQVYQIEFLVPPESVKENLRRQWKLFDKVIDTLIEMQKEQTRQNGNIVWFSLNGLMKRMYKEKGEIAIARIEKQKQLEYALLFLHLVGSITLDHGLVVFYTGLVMELNPEAKQRNFTAKDFEMLNTHYKHKAEAIHIVGEYAKMMLIDEKAAQQLLDDYFVMDIVDFRLKYMQGIEQMESVSDELKRKIESVNDEQRKIIKSRKKHILVGAGPGSGKTHLLVHKVASLLWIEEAKPDSILCLTYTRAACRELKKRLFDLAGPLAAKVNITTFHSLAFSILGVQGNKKALENADDVVSKAAELLESGEEAGVGAPTVILVDEFQDLSAGEYRLLRALYDLGEKDPRVIVVGDDDQSIFAFRGSSSEYFQKFADEFPNTEKFYLTTNYRSVAGLVRANAKLLELMTERVKEGSQQLALKQSQAELAFYEEGDKATAAFGAAEILAQKFKSNPTDSYCILTRENAEAFLAAAKLEEKQVPYRKLKGRDKDKCPIEKTREILGFYAILQEDPRVGNFPWSSKEFKHIAEDYKASHHAESSFEFLDALVDDFIETETACGEDSITLGDFNQYLSEVSYSDFTSKNMGTVSIGTMHSAKGLEWDNVILALGSWVLKDADEKKAQENYRLLYVAATRAKKSLTIIGDDKMLPREWISHFAKQGKVNSVKIPNVLHIETGLSDVNLGHLLENEKNRNRVRYIQSKLETSPLQSDVSVNFSQEFHSYNTNLNGRLIAAFSNDFSKKCIAYLQRYGYKPTTATLSQVVRWVSDEGQETWVPLFRVEFSKNSIIK comes from the coding sequence ATGGCTGATTTTAGCAAATTCTTGTTTTTTGATTTGGAATATAATCCCGAAACGCAAAAGGTTCGGGAATACGGCTATATTCTAGGCGAAGAAGAAGTACGTGAAAAAAATACTGCAAAACTAGAACAAGCCGCATCAAAAGCAAAGTTCATCGTAGGACACAATGTACTTCGTCACGATGCCCCAATACTCCGGCAATATTTTTCTATTGACTTTCCAAACGTCCATGCACTAGACACTTTGATGTTATCATCGTTATTGTTTCCTCGCAAGCCATATCATAAACTACGCAAGGAATATCTGCACAATGAAGATGATCCATCAAACCCATTAGAAGACGCTAAGCTCTGCAAAAAACTATTAGGAGACTGTATTGAAAAATGGGAAAATTATCCATGGCAACTTCAATATCTACTATTTCAATTTCTAAAAAATGAGCCTGGCTTTGCACCCTTTTTTGAACTAGTCGAAACACCAAACCCAATAAAATTACGTTTAAAATCATCTGAAATTCAAAGATGGTTTACTGAAAATTACGAGAAAATAATCTGTTTGCATCAGAATTTTCAAAACGAATGGGTCACTCACCGAGCAGAGTGGTGTTTTCTTTTAACTCTTTTCCATGAAGAAGGCCCCAGTGATTACGTTCCTCATTGGGTGCGATATCAATATCCGCATCTTGAAAACATATTGCATCGCAGGCGCCTTGTTCCCTGTGGTAATCCACAATGTCCTTATTGTTCCGAACAACTAAGTTCCACAAAACAGTTAAAGAAATGGTTTGGTTTTGACAATTTCCGTTCTTTTAACGGAGAACAAATTCCCCTACAGCAACAAGTCGTAGAATCGGCAATGCGAGGAGAATCTTTGTTGGCGGTCTTCCCGACAGGTGGCGGAAAGTCTATGACATTCCAGTTACCCGCATTAATAGCAGGAACACAAATAGGAGCGCTAACAGTTGTAATATCTCCAATCGTTGCACTAATGAAAGACCAAGTTGACGTACTCGAAAAACGAAGACAGATTGGAGACGCGGCCTACATAAACTCAATGCTATCACCAGCCGAAAGAAAAGATGTCATTGAGAAAGTCAACAATGGCGAAAAGAATATTCTTTACATTTCACCAGAATCACTGCGTTCCAACACGACATTCAATTTATTGAAGCATAGACGCGTAGAACGAATAGTTGTTGACGAGGCTCACTGCTTTAGCGGTTGGGGACACGATTTTAGAGTAGACTATCTCTACTTAGCAGATTTTCTAAAAGATTTACAAAAAGAAAAGAATCTTGAAACTCCAATTCCTGTAAGTTGTTTTACGGCAACTGCAAAGCAGTCTGTGGTAGATGACATTTGCAACTATTTCAAGGAACGTCTAAATCTTGATTTGATCAAGTTCATTAGCCCTGCCAAACGTACAAACCTGACATACAAAGTTATCGAATCTTCGGAATCGCCTAACGAACGTCGAAAACAGTTGGTAAACGTTCTTCGTGATTATGACGGACCTAAAATCATTTACGCTTCCAAAGTCAAGACAACAGAATCTCTAGCCGAAGAATTGCACAATCGCGGTTTTGCAAGCGCCTGTTATAATGGCAAAATGGAATCCGAAAAGAAGATGACCATTCAAGACCAATTCCAAAATGGCGAAGTCGATACAATGGTTGCAACAACCGCATTTGGAATGGGCGTTGACAAAGATAATGTAGAGTTGGTCGCTCATTACGAAATTTCAAGTACGCTAGAAAATTACGTTCAAGAAGCAGGTCGTGCAGGTCGCGATCCTAAATTACAAGCAAGCTGTATTGCACTATTCAATCCCAAAGATCTCGACACAAATTTTCAAATTCTTCAGCAATCAAAACTTTCTGCTCAAGAAATTTCTGCAGTTTGGCGAGTTCTTAAAAAAGCCGCAGGCAATCAGAATCGCTTGATTATGTCAGCACTTGAAATTGCTGATCAATGCGGATGGACAGAAAAAGAAACAGATGTTAGCGTCAATACCACAAAAGTCAAGCTTGCCATTCTCGTTTTGGAAGAACAAGGATTCTTGAAGCGTAAACGTAATAGAACTCAAATGTACGGATCTTCTATTACAGTAGAGTCCGCAGAGCAGGCTCGAGAAGCCATTGGGTCTGAAAAAATAGAAGTTCCAAATTCTTCGGAAAACATCGCATACCGAATCATTCACCACATCATCAGCAAACGTTGGACACGATCTCCTGAATGCGCTCTTGACGAGCTCACTGTCAATCTAGGCTTAACAAGAGAGCAAGCCAACGACGGCTTACGTTTGCTGCGTTCATTACACCTTCTTAATGAAGACGATGACTGGAGCGCAAGATTACAAAGAAAAGGGAACGACACACCTCGTTCACTCTTAAAAGCGGCATACGAACTACAAGAGGAACTATTAAAAGCTTGTGAAGGCAAGGGAATTAACGATCGGTTTGTGTTAGACATGACCAAACTCAATTCCCTGTTGAACCAAAGAGGCGATGCAGTTGGTGCATCAACATCACGTCGCAATCTTTTTATATTCCGTGGTATTTTACGCTATTGGGCACATGAAAGTGTCGCCGAAATTCATCTTGTTGAAGCAGGCCATCAAGTTTATCAAATCGAATTTCTTGTTCCGCCAGAATCCGTCAAAGAAAATCTTAGAAGACAATGGAAATTATTTGACAAAGTCATTGACACCTTGATAGAAATGCAAAAGGAACAGACTCGCCAAAATGGAAATATTGTCTGGTTCTCTTTGAATGGCTTAATGAAAAGAATGTACAAGGAAAAAGGTGAAATAGCTATCGCTCGCATTGAGAAGCAAAAGCAGCTTGAATATGCACTTCTTTTCTTACATCTTGTTGGTTCTATCACGCTAGATCATGGTCTTGTTGTTTTCTATACCGGACTTGTCATGGAATTAAATCCAGAGGCAAAGCAACGGAATTTCACAGCAAAAGATTTTGAAATGCTCAACACCCATTATAAGCACAAAGCTGAAGCTATTCACATTGTTGGCGAATACGCTAAGATGATGCTTATTGATGAAAAAGCGGCACAACAATTGCTAGACGATTACTTCGTCATGGATATTGTCGATTTCCGTCTAAAATATATGCAAGGCATAGAACAGATGGAATCCGTATCCGATGAATTAAAACGGAAAATAGAAAGCGTCAATGACGAACAGCGCAAGATTATCAAAAGCCGTAAAAAGCACATTCTCGTAGGTGCAGGTCCAGGCTCGGGAAAAACGCACTTACTCGTCCATAAAGTAGCCTCTCTTTTATGGATTGAAGAAGCAAAGCCAGATTCAATTTTGTGCCTAACATATACTCGCGCAGCATGTCGTGAACTGAAAAAGCGCTTATTCGATTTAGCAGGTCCATTAGCCGCAAAAGTAAATATCACCACATTCCATTCACTAGCATTTTCAATTCTAGGAGTGCAAGGAAACAAGAAAGCTCTTGAAAATGCAGATGACGTTGTATCCAAAGCAGCAGAGCTTTTAGAATCAGGAGAAGAAGCCGGTGTAGGAGCACCCACAGTTATCTTGGTCGACGAATTTCAAGACCTGTCCGCAGGAGAATATCGCTTATTACGAGCCCTATACGATTTAGGAGAAAAAGATCCTCGCGTTATCGTAGTCGGCGATGACGATCAAAGTATTTTCGCATTCCGAGGAAGTTCATCTGAATACTTCCAAAAATTTGCCGACGAATTTCCTAACACAGAAAAATTCTATCTAACAACTAATTACCGTTCCGTTGCGGGTCTCGTCCGAGCAAATGCAAAATTACTCGAATTGATGACAGAACGCGTAAAAGAAGGTTCTCAACAACTCGCTTTAAAGCAAAGCCAAGCTGAACTTGCATTTTACGAAGAAGGCGACAAGGCAACTGCAGCATTCGGCGCAGCTGAAATTCTTGCACAAAAATTCAAATCAAATCCAACTGACTCTTACTGCATTTTAACCCGAGAAAATGCAGAAGCGTTCTTGGCAGCCGCAAAGCTTGAAGAAAAACAAGTTCCATACCGAAAGCTAAAAGGCCGAGATAAAGACAAATGTCCCATTGAGAAAACTCGAGAAATTTTAGGATTCTACGCAATTCTTCAAGAAGATCCGAGAGTAGGGAATTTTCCATGGAGCTCAAAAGAATTTAAGCACATAGCCGAGGACTATAAAGCAAGTCACCATGCAGAAAGTTCTTTTGAGTTTTTAGATGCGTTAGTAGATGATTTCATCGAAACAGAAACTGCTTGTGGCGAAGACTCCATTACTCTAGGCGATTTCAATCAGTATTTAAGCGAAGTTTCTTACAGCGACTTTACATCAAAAAATATGGGAACAGTTTCTATTGGAACAATGCATAGTGCAAAAGGACTTGAATGGGACAATGTTATTCTCGCGTTAGGCTCTTGGGTACTGAAAGATGCCGATGAAAAGAAAGCTCAGGAGAATTATCGTCTGCTATATGTTGCAGCCACCCGTGCAAAGAAAAGCCTAACTATTATCGGCGATGATAAAATGCTACCACGTGAATGGATTAGCCACTTTGCAAAACAAGGTAAAGTCAATAGTGTAAAAATTCCGAATGTTTTGCATATTGAAACAGGACTCAGTGATGTAAATCTTGGGCATCTTCTTGAAAATGAAAAAAACAGAAATCGAGTTCGATATATTCAAAGTAAACTTGAAACATCCCCCCTGCAAAGCGATGTCAGCGTGAATTTTAGTCAAGAATTTCACAGTTACAACACAAATCTGAACGGAAGACTGATTGCCGCATTTTCTAATGACTTTTCAAAAAAATGTATCGCATACCTACAAAGATACGGATACAAGCCTACTACAGCAACTCTTTCTCAAGTTGTCCGTTGGGTATCCGATGAAGGGCAAGAAACTTGGGTGCCACTATTTAGGGTTGAATTTTCTAAAAATTCTATCATTAAATAG
- the glmS gene encoding glutamine--fructose-6-phosphate transaminase (isomerizing) has protein sequence MCGIIGYNGKNEALPILVEGLKKMEYRGYDSSGVAVIDNKQINVVRASGKIKALEDKLKDNPLKGSVGIAHTRWATHGAPTETNAHPHTSFDGKISIVHNGIIENYASLKAKLISEGIEFKSETDTEVVAHLIARYYNGDLKSAVLKALKQIEGTFGLGVICSEEPNVLIGARRGSPLILGIGNEGDFYLASDVSAIINHTQKVVYLDDNDVVQIKDNGYSIVNMSSHEVQREVQDVEFDADAVAKGGFPHFMLKEIFEQPEVLRNTMRGRLLIAEGNAKLAGLDTNIKELRNINRIIITACGTSYYAGMVGEYMIEELAGVPVEVEYASEFRYRNPIIKPGTLVLAISQSGETADTLAALKEAQQKGATALAICNGVGSTIARTSDGGVYLHAGPEIGVASTKAFTSQVTVLAMIALLLGRQRRLSFEAGSEIVKDLLELPNLVSETLKLSDSIAEIAKTLCKANNFLYLGRHFCYPVAMEGALKLKEISYIHAEGYPAAEMKHGPIALIDENMPVVVIAPKDALFDKIISNIREIKARGGKVIAVTTEDCHPLDEIADHIITVPKTRPMLMPILTCIPLQLLAYHIAVLRGNDVDQPRNLAKSVTVE, from the coding sequence ATGTGCGGAATCATTGGATACAACGGAAAAAACGAAGCGCTCCCGATCCTTGTTGAGGGACTCAAGAAAATGGAATACCGTGGCTACGATAGTTCAGGAGTCGCGGTTATTGACAATAAACAGATAAACGTTGTTCGTGCATCTGGAAAAATTAAAGCTCTCGAAGACAAACTAAAGGACAATCCGCTCAAAGGATCTGTCGGTATAGCCCATACCCGCTGGGCCACCCATGGCGCCCCTACCGAAACAAACGCTCATCCGCACACCAGTTTCGACGGAAAAATTTCAATTGTCCACAATGGCATTATCGAAAACTATGCAAGCCTCAAGGCCAAACTCATTAGTGAAGGCATAGAATTCAAGTCCGAAACAGATACCGAAGTTGTAGCCCACCTCATCGCCCGCTATTACAATGGCGATTTAAAGAGTGCCGTTCTCAAAGCTCTCAAGCAAATTGAAGGTACGTTCGGCCTTGGCGTTATCTGCAGCGAAGAACCGAATGTTTTAATTGGCGCCCGCCGTGGAAGCCCGCTTATTCTCGGTATCGGTAACGAAGGTGATTTTTACCTTGCTAGTGACGTTTCCGCAATCATCAACCACACACAAAAAGTCGTTTATCTGGACGACAATGACGTTGTTCAAATTAAGGATAACGGATATTCCATCGTCAACATGAGCAGCCACGAAGTGCAACGCGAGGTCCAGGACGTCGAATTCGATGCAGATGCAGTGGCCAAAGGCGGATTCCCGCACTTTATGCTCAAGGAAATTTTCGAGCAACCCGAAGTACTCCGCAACACCATGCGCGGTCGTTTGCTCATCGCCGAAGGCAACGCAAAACTCGCCGGCCTCGATACCAACATCAAGGAACTCCGCAACATCAACCGCATCATCATCACCGCTTGCGGCACCAGCTACTATGCAGGCATGGTCGGTGAATACATGATTGAAGAATTGGCCGGAGTTCCAGTCGAAGTCGAATACGCTTCGGAATTCCGCTACAGGAACCCGATTATCAAGCCGGGAACACTCGTGCTTGCCATTTCGCAATCTGGCGAAACCGCAGACACGCTCGCCGCACTCAAGGAAGCTCAGCAAAAGGGTGCTACGGCTCTTGCAATTTGTAACGGCGTAGGTTCGACAATAGCTCGAACAAGCGATGGAGGAGTTTACCTGCATGCAGGCCCTGAAATCGGTGTTGCGAGCACCAAGGCATTCACAAGCCAAGTTACCGTACTTGCCATGATTGCGCTTTTGCTCGGTCGCCAACGCAGACTCAGCTTTGAAGCCGGTTCTGAAATCGTCAAGGATCTTTTGGAACTTCCAAATCTTGTTTCAGAAACACTCAAGCTCTCCGACAGCATTGCAGAAATTGCAAAGACGCTTTGCAAGGCAAACAACTTCTTATACCTCGGTCGCCACTTCTGCTACCCGGTCGCCATGGAAGGCGCCTTGAAACTCAAGGAAATCAGTTACATCCACGCTGAAGGCTACCCCGCGGCCGAAATGAAGCACGGCCCGATTGCCCTTATCGACGAGAACATGCCGGTCGTAGTTATCGCCCCGAAGGATGCGCTGTTCGACAAAATTATCAGCAACATCCGCGAAATCAAGGCTCGCGGCGGAAAAGTTATCGCCGTCACGACAGAAGACTGCCACCCGCTCGACGAAATCGCAGACCACATCATCACGGTCCCGAAGACCCGCCCGATGCTCATGCCAATTCTCACCTGCATCCCGCTCCAGTTGCTCGCCTACCACATCGCCGTGTTGCGCGGAAACGACGTGGACCAGCCGAGAAACCTCGCCAAAAGCGTGACGGTGGAATAA